A region of the Kribbella sp. NBC_01245 genome:
TACGAGTACGGCGAGGCCGCCGCGGCGGGCGTGGTCGTGGTGATCGGCACCATCGTGGTCGCCACCTTCGCGCTGCGCGTGGTGTCGTCCCTGCTGCGCGAGGAGGCCCGCCGATGAGCACGCACGCGTTGTCCCGTACCAACAGGCCGCGCAGTGGTAGGTCCAAGTGGGGATTCCTCGCCTGGGCGCTGACGCTGCTGTTCTTCGCGCCCGTCGGCTGGATGTTCCTCACCTCGTTGCACAGTGAGGCGGACGCCGCGACGAACCCGCCGAGTCTCACCGCGCCCTGGACGTTCGAGCACTACGGCACCCTGCTGGAGCGGGGACTGGCCGCGCCGATGATCAACTCGGCGATGGCCGGCATCATCTCGACGATCCTGGTGCTGCTGTTCGCGATTCCGGCGGCGTACGCGCTGTCGATCCGGCCGGTGGCCAAGTGGACCGACGTGATGTTCTTCTTCCTGTCCACGAAGTTCCTGCCGCTGATCGCGGGGCTGCTGCCGATCTACCTGATCGTCAAGGAGATCGGCATGCTCGACAACGTCTGGACGCTGATCGTGCTCTACACGGCGATGAACCTGCCGATCGCGGTCTGGATGATGCAGTCCTTCCTGGCCGAGGTGCCGAAGGAGGTGATCGAGGCGGCGCAGGTGGATGGCGCCGGGCTGACCTCGATCCTGGTCCGTGTGGTCGGCCCGATCGCCGTACCGGGCATCGCCGCCACCTCGCTGATCTGCTTCATCTTCAGCTGGAACGAGTTCATGCTCGCGGTCAACCTCACCGCGGTCCGGGCCAGCACCGCGCCCGTCTTCCTGGTCGGGTTCATCACCAACGAGGGTCTGTTCCTCGCCCGGCTCTGCGCGGCGGCCGTGCTGGTCTCGCTGCCCGTGCTGATCGCCGGTTTCGCCGCCCAGGACAAGCTGGTCCGGGGCATGTCCCTGGGAGCAGTGAAGTGAAGGCAGCCATGATCACCGGGATCGACCGGATCGAGCTCACCACGATCCCCGATCCCACGCCGCGCCCGCGGGACGTGGTCATCCAGGTGGTCGCGACCGGGATCTGCGGCACGGACCTGCACATCCTGGAAGGCGAGTTCGCGCCATCGCTGCCCGTCGTACCGGGGCATGAATTCGCCGGCCGGGTGGTGGAGATCGGCGCGGACGTCACCGAGGTGGCCGTCGGCGATGCCGTGGCGGTGGACCCGTCGCTGTACTGCTTCGAGTGCTACTACTGCCAGCGCGGCCAGGCCAACCTTTGCGAACGGTGGAACGCGATCGGCATCACCGAGCCCGGTGGCGCCGCCGAGTTCGCCCGCGCGCCCGTCGGGAACTGCTTCAAGCTTCCCGACGGGCTGGACGTCGCGACCGCGGCCCTGGTCGAGCCGCTCGCGTGCGCGGTGCGCGGCTTCGACGTACTGCCGTTGAAGCTCGGGACCAACTACCTGATCTACGGCGCCGGGACGATGGGCCTGATGATGATGGAACTGGCCAAACGGGCGGGCGCCATCGACGTCAGCGTGGTCGACCTCAATCCCGCACGGCTCGAGACGGCCCGGCTGCTCGGTTGTACGGCGGCCGTGACGAGCTCGGCCGAAGTGGAGCGGGCGCGCGGGTGGGACGTGGTGATCGACTGCACGGGGGTGCCGGCGGCGATCGAGGACGGCTTGCGGCAGGTGGGGCGCGGCGGCACGTTCCTGCAGTTCGGCGTATCCGGCGAGCATGCCTTGGCCAGCTTCGAACCGTTCAAGGTCTACAACCGGGAGATCACGATCACCGGGTCGATGGCGATCCTGAACAGCTTCGAACGCGCCCGCGACCTCTTCGTCGCCGGCGCGATCCGGCCCGACGTGATGATCAGCGAGTCCTTCGCGCTCGACGAGTATGCCGACGCGGTCAAGCAATTCCGCGCCGGCGTCGGCCGCAAACTCATCATCACGCCTAACTGACGAGCTGAAGTCTTCGGTTGGGCACATCCCCTGTTTGCGCCCAACCACAGAGTTCGACGCAGCTTCGGTAGAGAAAGTTGGCTGAAGTCTTCTAGTCGGCACTCCACCAAGTGTCGGGAGAGGGTGTGACCTGGGAACGGCTCGGCGGCGTCGTGCGCGCCCCGGATGACCAAGGAAGGGCGATATGAGACTTCTCCTCACCTCGAGCGGGATCAAGAACAGCAGCATCCGCGACGCGCTGGTCGACCTGCTGGGCAAACCGATCGCCGAGTCCAACGCCCTCTTCATCCCGACCGCCATCTACCCCTTTCCCGGCGGGCAAGGCGGGGCGTGGCAGGCGATCAGCGGCAAGGCTCCATCGCCGTTGGCTGGCTTGGGGTGGAAGTCGTTGGGGATCCTGGAGCTGTCGGTACTGCCGAGCATCGAGAAGGCTGCTTGGGTGCCAACGGTTCGGGACGCCGACGCACTGCTGTTCTGGGGCGGCGACCCCCTGTTTCTCGCCAACTGGATGCGGCGCTCCGGTCTGACCGATCTCCTGCCGACACTGCGCTCAGAGGCGGTCTACGTGGGGGTGAGCGCCGGGGCTATGGCTGCTAGCTCCACTTTCGTCGAGACCTACGTCGAGCCGCCCCGCGGGAAAGACGGACCGCTGAAGTCGGAGGACGTTGTCTTCACCACGCCCCAGGGTGACGTCGACAGAATCCTGGTCACCGGGCAGGGAGCGGGCCTCGTTGACTTTGCGATCATCCCGCACCTGGACCACCTGGACCACCTCGACGCTTCCTTGGAGAACGCAGAGAAGTGGGCGGCACGGAATCCTGCGCCGACGTACGCGATCGACGACCAGACCGCCATCAAGGTGAGCGACGGCATCGTCGAAGTCGTCTCCGAGGGGCGCTGGAAGTTGTTCACTCCCTGACACGCTTAGGCTCCGGGGATGGACGAACTGGTGGGTCTCGAGCAGGTGTACGCCGCCGCGGAACGAGTGGCGGGGCGCCTGCACCGCACGCCAATGGTCGAGTCGGAGA
Encoded here:
- a CDS encoding Type 1 glutamine amidotransferase-like domain-containing protein, translated to MRLLLTSSGIKNSSIRDALVDLLGKPIAESNALFIPTAIYPFPGGQGGAWQAISGKAPSPLAGLGWKSLGILELSVLPSIEKAAWVPTVRDADALLFWGGDPLFLANWMRRSGLTDLLPTLRSEAVYVGVSAGAMAASSTFVETYVEPPRGKDGPLKSEDVVFTTPQGDVDRILVTGQGAGLVDFAIIPHLDHLDHLDASLENAEKWAARNPAPTYAIDDQTAIKVSDGIVEVVSEGRWKLFTP
- a CDS encoding zinc-dependent alcohol dehydrogenase family protein, encoding MKAAMITGIDRIELTTIPDPTPRPRDVVIQVVATGICGTDLHILEGEFAPSLPVVPGHEFAGRVVEIGADVTEVAVGDAVAVDPSLYCFECYYCQRGQANLCERWNAIGITEPGGAAEFARAPVGNCFKLPDGLDVATAALVEPLACAVRGFDVLPLKLGTNYLIYGAGTMGLMMMELAKRAGAIDVSVVDLNPARLETARLLGCTAAVTSSAEVERARGWDVVIDCTGVPAAIEDGLRQVGRGGTFLQFGVSGEHALASFEPFKVYNREITITGSMAILNSFERARDLFVAGAIRPDVMISESFALDEYADAVKQFRAGVGRKLIITPN
- a CDS encoding carbohydrate ABC transporter permease — encoded protein: MSTHALSRTNRPRSGRSKWGFLAWALTLLFFAPVGWMFLTSLHSEADAATNPPSLTAPWTFEHYGTLLERGLAAPMINSAMAGIISTILVLLFAIPAAYALSIRPVAKWTDVMFFFLSTKFLPLIAGLLPIYLIVKEIGMLDNVWTLIVLYTAMNLPIAVWMMQSFLAEVPKEVIEAAQVDGAGLTSILVRVVGPIAVPGIAATSLICFIFSWNEFMLAVNLTAVRASTAPVFLVGFITNEGLFLARLCAAAVLVSLPVLIAGFAAQDKLVRGMSLGAVK